Proteins encoded together in one Janthinobacterium tructae window:
- a CDS encoding tetratricopeptide repeat protein has protein sequence MQQPANFAHISAEQDWQHTTAYPPLGFTPFAEGALGNGDTFGLYWPIGREASEPIVVETWHDEWRLQPHFSSLAAFLQAHAAAEDEYVGTPSLTDDPASPRAAFLEAKELIAQRNPEAAIALLEAALALVPEYTDALVLLHGQYVRAGRIGEAVKVAIEAIISPPSFGGPPFKALQWLRTQPVPDGEPDPIWRACGQLSFNFGGSKENADYPVLLGAIATYVEQRNYLRASTLMQTYAELMSAETISFQQRYGFEPAAFIARQIAVSARLPHGSRDPAAPCLPGRD, from the coding sequence ATGCAACAACCTGCGAACTTCGCCCACATTTCGGCGGAACAAGACTGGCAACACACGACAGCGTACCCACCGCTCGGCTTCACGCCCTTCGCCGAAGGCGCGCTGGGCAATGGCGACACCTTCGGCCTGTACTGGCCCATCGGGCGCGAAGCGTCCGAACCGATCGTGGTCGAGACCTGGCACGACGAGTGGCGCCTCCAGCCGCACTTTTCCAGCCTGGCGGCATTTCTGCAAGCCCATGCGGCAGCGGAGGACGAGTATGTCGGCACGCCATCGCTGACCGATGATCCCGCCTCGCCGCGCGCCGCCTTTCTGGAAGCCAAGGAGTTGATTGCGCAGCGCAACCCGGAGGCGGCCATCGCGCTGCTGGAAGCGGCGCTGGCCCTCGTTCCCGAATATACGGACGCCCTGGTGCTGCTGCATGGCCAGTACGTGCGCGCGGGAAGAATCGGGGAAGCCGTCAAGGTGGCCATCGAGGCCATCATCTCGCCACCGTCCTTTGGCGGCCCGCCCTTCAAGGCCTTGCAATGGCTGCGCACGCAGCCGGTGCCGGACGGGGAACCCGACCCCATCTGGCGCGCCTGCGGGCAGTTGTCGTTCAACTTTGGCGGCAGCAAGGAAAATGCCGATTATCCCGTGCTGCTGGGCGCCATAGCCACCTATGTGGAGCAGCGCAACTACCTTCGCGCATCGACCCTGATGCAGACGTATGCCGAACTGATGAGTGCGGAAACCATCTCGTTCCAGCAGCGCTACGGCTTCGAGCCGGCCGCCTTCATCGCACGCCAGATCGCCGTCAGTGCGCGGCTCCCGCACGGCAGCCGCGACCCGGCAGCGCCATGCCTGCCCGGCAGGGATTAA
- a CDS encoding DMT family transporter, with protein sequence MHQENKSRLGMLAGIAAGALWGLVFLAPALIPAFQPLELSVGRYLAYGLIAAVLVAPSWRRLLRTLSWREWRGLIWLSLTGNIAYYVLLASAVQMGGVAMTSMVIGLLPLVVTLVASRDRHAVPLRRLLPSLLLSIAGLLCISWQSLASPRHASLPGLLCALAALLSWTVYAVGNSRWLGQLRSVSAHEWNLLTGVVTGAAALLLAIPVALAAPAAHGGTAWLQFAAVVTGVALLCSVVGNGLWNHASRVLPLTLMGQMIVFEFLFALLYGYLWEQRWPTLAEAAATMLLLAGVLACAAAHRPPTCAARVSGIS encoded by the coding sequence ATGCATCAAGAAAACAAGAGCCGGCTGGGCATGTTGGCCGGCATAGCCGCGGGCGCGCTATGGGGGCTGGTGTTCCTGGCGCCGGCGCTGATCCCCGCATTCCAGCCGCTGGAACTGTCCGTGGGCCGCTACCTGGCGTATGGCCTGATCGCGGCCGTGCTGGTCGCGCCGTCGTGGCGGCGCCTGCTGCGCACACTGAGCTGGCGCGAATGGCGCGGACTGATCTGGCTCAGCCTGACAGGCAATATCGCGTATTACGTGCTGCTGGCCAGCGCCGTGCAGATGGGGGGCGTGGCCATGACGTCGATGGTGATCGGCTTGCTGCCGCTGGTCGTCACGCTTGTGGCCAGCCGCGACCGGCATGCCGTGCCGTTGCGGCGCCTGCTTCCCTCGCTGCTGCTCAGCATTGCCGGCTTGCTGTGCATCAGTTGGCAGTCGCTGGCCAGTCCCCGTCATGCATCGCTGCCGGGTTTGCTGTGCGCGCTGGCGGCGCTGCTGTCGTGGACGGTGTACGCGGTCGGCAACAGCCGCTGGCTGGGGCAGTTGCGTTCGGTCTCGGCGCACGAGTGGAATCTACTGACGGGCGTGGTCACGGGTGCTGCCGCGCTGCTGCTGGCCATCCCCGTGGCGCTTGCCGCTCCCGCCGCGCATGGCGGCACGGCCTGGCTGCAGTTTGCCGCTGTCGTCACGGGTGTCGCGCTGCTGTGTTCCGTCGTTGGCAATGGCTTGTGGAACCATGCCAGCCGCGTCTTGCCGCTGACCCTGATGGGGCAGATGATTGTCTTTGAATTCCTGTTTGCCTTGCTGTACGGCTACTTGTGGGAGCAGCGCTGGCCTACGCTGGCCGAGGCTGCGGCCACCATGCTGTTGCTGGCGGGCGTGCTGGCATGCGCCGCGGCGCACCGGCCGCCTACTTGCGCGGCTCGTGTATCCGGAATTTCCTGA
- a CDS encoding Lrp/AsnC ligand binding domain-containing protein, translating to MRILKESARGLDKLDRHILRILQQDGRISMKDLGEQVGLSITPCIERVKRMERDGVITGYHAKVNPAALGAKLLVFVEITLNQKSASAFEQFRREVLQIPEVQECHLVSGDFDYLIKARIHEMAEYRKLLGDMLLQLPGAAQSKSYVVMEEIKETLALSTDVLQSR from the coding sequence ATGAGAATCCTTAAAGAATCAGCACGTGGTCTCGACAAGCTGGACCGCCACATCCTGCGCATCCTGCAGCAGGATGGCCGCATCTCGATGAAAGACCTGGGCGAACAGGTGGGCCTGTCGATCACGCCCTGCATCGAGCGGGTCAAGCGCATGGAACGCGACGGCGTCATCACGGGCTACCATGCCAAGGTGAACCCGGCCGCGCTCGGTGCCAAGCTGCTCGTCTTTGTGGAGATTACTCTCAATCAAAAGTCGGCGTCCGCCTTCGAACAATTCCGCCGCGAAGTGTTGCAAATTCCCGAAGTGCAAGAATGCCATCTGGTGTCGGGCGACTTCGATTACCTGATCAAGGCGCGCATCCATGAAATGGCCGAGTACCGCAAACTGCTGGGCGACATGCTGCTGCAGCTGCCGGGCGCCGCGCAATCGAAAAGCTATGTGGTGATGGAAGAAATCAAGGAAACCCTGGCGCTCTCGACCGACGTGCTGCAGAGCCGCTAA
- a CDS encoding NADPH-dependent FMN reductase, translated as MSQYQVAIIVGSLRKDSFNRKLADAIIKLAPPEFSFKHIEIGDLPLYNQDDDGAQAEQVLRLKSDISASQALLFLTPEYNRSIPGVLKNALDHGSRPYGQSVWGGKPGAVLGVSVGATGTALAQQHLRNVLAYLDVPLLGQPEMFIQAKEGLFDEHGGIGPASLGFFQSWMQRYADWVRKHAVHA; from the coding sequence ATGAGCCAATATCAAGTCGCAATCATCGTCGGCAGCCTGCGCAAGGATTCCTTCAACCGCAAGCTGGCCGACGCCATCATCAAGCTGGCGCCGCCCGAGTTTTCCTTCAAACATATCGAGATCGGTGACTTGCCGCTGTACAACCAGGATGACGATGGCGCGCAAGCCGAACAGGTGTTACGCCTCAAATCCGACATTTCCGCATCGCAAGCCTTGCTCTTTCTCACCCCCGAATACAACCGCTCGATCCCCGGCGTGCTGAAAAACGCCCTCGACCACGGCTCGCGCCCGTATGGCCAGAGCGTGTGGGGCGGCAAGCCGGGCGCCGTGCTGGGCGTCTCCGTGGGCGCCACGGGCACGGCCCTGGCGCAGCAGCATTTGCGCAATGTGCTCGCTTACCTGGACGTGCCGCTGCTGGGCCAGCCGGAGATGTTTATCCAGGCCAAGGAAGGCCTGTTCGACGAGCATGGCGGCATCGGTCCGGCCAGTCTGGGTTTCTTCCAGAGCTGGATGCAGCGCTACGCGGACTGGGTACGCAAGCACGCCGTGCATGCCTGA
- a CDS encoding sensor domain-containing diguanylate cyclase — protein sequence MPLQPVAQPLLRINLRRLIVLVAFASAVISLANSFYATYQVQRQLLIDTTLEANYAYALKLASSTENFLLAARQQLAYSAGQLPRHFADPAALKTEAERLRGQTNTFNSVLIVNAQGKVLGVSPETLGLQNSQLASEGARLALRERRPLITRPYMSSVGNLVVFISHPVFDRGGRYLGYVGGSIYLKQKNILFTLLGQHYYRDASYLYVVDQSRRLLYHPDPLRVGEVAGKNAVIDAILRQESGSASIVNSRGTDMLAGYAVLPSTGWGIVAQRPTAATLAPLNQLMLNTLWYSLPIALLSLPFIWWLARLISRPLVQLAESASRMDAPGMSERIGGIRAWYLEAAQIKRALLVGMSLLQKKIGKLKFDVQTDPLTGLSNRRGMAAALDAWQAQARPFSVIAIDIDHFKQVNDRWGHAVGDEVILHLAQLMRTCSRDADVLCRNGGDEFIMLLPEADLDVALQVAERLRARVAAASIPGAGPVTVSLGVVSSEQGAGKVLGADAVLLAADAALYVAKENGRNRVGLAEPA from the coding sequence ATGCCGCTTCAACCTGTGGCGCAACCTCTGTTGCGCATCAATCTGCGCCGTCTGATCGTGCTGGTGGCGTTTGCCAGCGCCGTCATCTCCCTGGCTAACAGCTTTTATGCCACGTATCAGGTGCAGCGCCAGTTGCTGATCGATACGACCCTGGAGGCGAACTACGCGTATGCGCTGAAGCTGGCCAGCAGCACGGAGAACTTCCTGCTGGCGGCGCGCCAGCAGCTGGCCTACAGCGCCGGCCAGCTGCCCCGGCATTTTGCCGACCCTGCCGCCCTCAAGACGGAAGCCGAACGCTTGCGCGGGCAGACCAACACCTTCAATTCCGTCCTGATCGTCAACGCGCAGGGCAAGGTGCTGGGCGTGTCGCCCGAGACGCTGGGCCTGCAGAACAGCCAGCTGGCCTCGGAAGGCGCGCGCCTGGCGCTGCGCGAACGCCGCCCGCTGATCACCCGGCCGTATATGTCGTCGGTGGGCAACCTGGTGGTCTTCATTTCCCATCCCGTCTTCGATCGCGGCGGACGCTATCTGGGCTATGTGGGCGGTTCGATTTACCTGAAGCAGAAAAACATCCTGTTCACCTTGCTGGGACAGCATTACTACCGCGATGCTTCGTATTTATATGTGGTCGACCAGAGCCGGCGCCTGCTGTACCACCCCGATCCTTTGCGGGTCGGCGAAGTGGCCGGCAAGAATGCCGTGATCGACGCCATCCTGCGCCAGGAAAGCGGCAGCGCGAGCATCGTCAACAGCCGGGGCACGGACATGCTGGCCGGCTATGCCGTGCTGCCGTCAACGGGCTGGGGCATCGTGGCCCAGCGGCCCACGGCTGCCACTTTGGCGCCGCTGAACCAGCTGATGCTCAACACCCTGTGGTATTCCTTGCCCATTGCCTTGCTCAGCCTGCCGTTCATCTGGTGGCTGGCGCGCCTCATTTCACGGCCCCTGGTACAACTGGCCGAAAGCGCCAGCCGCATGGACGCGCCCGGCATGTCCGAGCGCATCGGCGGCATCCGCGCCTGGTATCTGGAAGCGGCGCAGATCAAGCGCGCCTTGCTGGTGGGAATGTCCTTGCTGCAGAAAAAGATCGGCAAGCTGAAATTCGACGTGCAGACGGACCCGCTGACGGGCCTGTCGAACCGGCGCGGCATGGCGGCGGCGCTGGATGCCTGGCAGGCCCAGGCGCGGCCGTTTTCCGTCATCGCCATCGATATCGACCATTTCAAGCAAGTCAACGACCGCTGGGGACATGCGGTGGGCGATGAAGTCATCCTGCACCTGGCGCAGCTGATGCGCACCTGCTCGCGCGATGCCGACGTGCTGTGCCGCAATGGCGGCGATGAATTCATCATGCTGCTGCCCGAGGCCGACCTCGACGTGGCGCTGCAGGTGGCCGAGCGCCTGCGCGCCCGGGTGGCCGCCGCCTCGATCCCCGGCGCCGGTCCCGTCACGGTGTCGCTGGGCGTCGTGTCGTCGGAACAGGGGGCGGGCAAGGTGCTCGGTGCGGACGCCGTGCTGCTGGCGGCCGACGCGGCCCTGTATGTGGCCAAGGAAAATGGACGCAACCGCGTGGGCCTCGCCGAGCCTGCCTGA
- a CDS encoding AraC family transcriptional regulator — protein sequence MSSTPQPAIDLSFRSYAEIGAPNRHDFVQLVLPLHGQLLLDIDGRQGKADAQQAVVIPAHTWHAQHSQVANHSIILDVDAATVARGCWQQLLERPYTAIGPGARKLIEYLGVMAQQQALTPAIVRGWTPLLLDTLLPGEPQPRSRLGALVARVQAEPGLPWSTVSMARFASLSVSRLHALFREEMDASPHAWLLQQRIARACELLAASDASLAGIALATGFSEQSALTRAMRDSMDVTPAAYRRACREKRSIRQ from the coding sequence ATGTCCAGCACACCACAGCCTGCCATCGACCTCAGCTTTCGCAGCTATGCGGAAATCGGTGCGCCGAACCGGCATGATTTCGTGCAACTGGTGCTGCCCCTGCACGGCCAGCTATTGCTGGACATCGACGGCAGGCAGGGAAAGGCGGATGCGCAGCAGGCCGTGGTGATCCCGGCGCACACCTGGCATGCCCAGCATAGCCAGGTGGCCAACCATTCCATCATCCTCGACGTGGATGCGGCCACCGTGGCCAGGGGCTGCTGGCAGCAGCTGCTGGAGCGTCCTTATACGGCGATCGGGCCGGGTGCCCGCAAGCTGATCGAATACCTGGGCGTCATGGCGCAGCAGCAGGCGCTGACGCCGGCCATCGTCAGGGGCTGGACGCCGCTATTGCTCGATACCTTGCTGCCGGGAGAGCCGCAGCCCCGTTCGCGCCTGGGCGCGCTGGTTGCCCGTGTGCAAGCCGAGCCTGGCTTGCCGTGGTCGACGGTGTCGATGGCGCGCTTCGCCAGCCTGAGCGTCAGCCGCCTGCATGCGCTGTTCCGCGAGGAAATGGATGCCAGTCCACATGCCTGGCTGCTGCAGCAGCGCATAGCGCGGGCTTGCGAACTGCTTGCCGCCAGCGACGCCAGCCTCGCCGGGATCGCGCTGGCGACCGGTTTTTCCGAGCAGAGCGCGCTGACGCGGGCCATGCGCGACAGCATGGATGTCACGCCTGCCGCCTACCGGCGCGCATGTCGCGAGAAACGGTCAATAAGGCAGTAG
- a CDS encoding D-amino acid dehydrogenase gives MRIVILGSGVIGVTSAYYLAKAGHEVTVIDRQPGPALETSFANAGQISPGYASPWAAPGIPLKAVKWMMQRHAPLAISLDGSAAQLKWMWQMLRNCTPEAYAVNKERMVRLAEYSRDCFKVLRAEAGITYEGRQQGTMQLFRTEKQYNDAAKDIEVLKDAGVPYEVLQRNELSRAEPALEAVKDKLFGGLRLPNDETGDCQLFTTRLSEMAVALGVKFRYGVSIDALLTQGDEIAGVQCGAEIVKADSYVVALGSYSTGFMQPLLDIPVYPLKGYSITVPIVNAAKAPVSTILDETYKIAVTRFDDRIRVGGMAEIAGYNLDLNPRRRETLEMVVNDLFPGGGNTAEATFWTGLRPMTPDGTPIVGRTPLRNLFLNTGHGTLGWTMSCGSAQLLADLMSSKQPAILADDLSVSRYSGAQRGGKLQYAGA, from the coding sequence ATGCGTATCGTGATTCTGGGTAGCGGCGTCATCGGCGTCACCAGTGCTTACTATCTGGCCAAGGCAGGACATGAGGTGACCGTCATCGACCGCCAGCCGGGCCCGGCACTGGAAACCAGCTTCGCGAATGCGGGGCAAATCTCGCCCGGCTACGCTTCGCCATGGGCCGCGCCCGGCATTCCCCTGAAAGCCGTGAAGTGGATGATGCAGCGCCACGCGCCCCTGGCCATCTCGCTCGACGGCAGCGCCGCCCAGCTCAAATGGATGTGGCAGATGTTGCGTAATTGCACACCGGAAGCGTATGCGGTGAACAAGGAACGCATGGTGCGCCTGGCCGAGTACAGCCGTGACTGCTTCAAGGTGTTGCGCGCCGAAGCGGGTATCACGTATGAAGGCCGCCAGCAAGGCACGATGCAATTGTTCCGCACGGAAAAGCAATACAACGATGCCGCCAAGGATATCGAAGTGTTGAAAGACGCGGGCGTGCCGTATGAAGTGCTGCAGCGTAACGAGCTGTCGCGCGCCGAGCCGGCCCTCGAAGCGGTCAAGGATAAACTGTTCGGCGGCTTGCGTTTGCCCAACGACGAAACGGGCGATTGCCAGCTGTTTACTACGCGCCTGTCGGAAATGGCCGTGGCGCTGGGCGTGAAGTTCCGCTATGGCGTGTCCATCGACGCGCTGCTGACCCAAGGTGATGAAATCGCTGGCGTGCAATGCGGCGCGGAAATCGTCAAGGCCGATTCCTACGTCGTGGCCCTCGGTTCCTACTCGACGGGCTTCATGCAGCCGCTGCTCGACATTCCCGTGTATCCATTGAAGGGCTATTCGATCACCGTGCCTATCGTCAATGCGGCCAAGGCGCCCGTGTCGACCATTCTCGATGAAACCTACAAGATTGCCGTGACGCGTTTCGACGACCGCATCCGCGTGGGCGGCATGGCGGAAATCGCCGGCTACAACCTGGACCTGAACCCGCGCCGCCGCGAAACCCTGGAAATGGTCGTCAACGACTTGTTCCCCGGCGGCGGCAACACGGCGGAAGCCACGTTCTGGACGGGTTTGCGCCCGATGACGCCGGACGGCACGCCGATCGTCGGCCGCACGCCGCTGCGCAACCTGTTCCTGAACACGGGCCATGGCACCCTGGGCTGGACCATGTCCTGCGGTTCGGCGCAATTGCTGGCCGACCTGATGTCGTCGAAACAGCCGGCGATTCTGGCCGACGACCTGTCCGTCAGCCGCTACAGCGGTGCGCAGCGCGGCGGCAAACTGCAATACGCGGGAGCCTGA
- the alr gene encoding alanine racemase produces the protein MAASMPAKERSGAILTVDLDAVRANYRLLRDKAHPAACSAVVKSDAYGLGAAQVGAALYEEGCRHFFVAHLEEGISLRPHVAPDAAIFVLHGPPVDTEGEFTAHGLTPVLNSEPQVAGWRAHAKALGKTLDAIVQVDTGMSRMGLSPQEIDAWLQDAHFLDGIKVRYIMSHLACADERSNPMNGEQLARFIAIRARLPQYRASLANSSGIFLSPDYHFDLVRPGAALYGIAPQGGEPNPLRSVVRLQGKVMQTRTIAAGDHVGYSRRYTASEPRQVATISVGYADGWLRSMSNQGLAIVDGVKVPQIGAISMDSITLDVSAIAQERVVPGSLVDLICAEHPVDAVAAMANTIGYEVLTNLGGRYYREYQGLAQSAR, from the coding sequence ATGGCGGCCAGCATGCCTGCCAAGGAACGTAGCGGCGCCATCCTGACGGTGGACCTCGATGCCGTGCGCGCCAATTACCGCTTGCTGCGCGACAAGGCGCACCCGGCCGCCTGCTCGGCCGTCGTCAAATCCGACGCCTATGGCCTGGGCGCCGCGCAAGTGGGCGCGGCCCTGTATGAAGAGGGTTGCCGGCACTTTTTTGTGGCGCATCTGGAAGAGGGCATCAGCCTGCGCCCGCACGTGGCGCCGGATGCGGCCATCTTCGTGCTGCACGGCCCGCCCGTCGATACAGAAGGCGAATTCACGGCCCACGGCCTGACGCCAGTGCTCAACAGCGAGCCGCAGGTGGCGGGCTGGCGCGCGCACGCCAAGGCATTGGGGAAAACCCTGGACGCCATCGTGCAGGTGGACACGGGCATGTCGCGCATGGGCCTGTCACCGCAGGAAATCGACGCCTGGCTGCAGGATGCCCACTTTCTTGACGGCATCAAGGTGCGCTACATCATGAGCCACCTGGCGTGCGCCGACGAGCGTAGCAACCCCATGAATGGCGAGCAGCTGGCCCGTTTCATCGCTATCCGCGCCCGTTTGCCGCAGTACCGCGCCAGCCTGGCCAATTCCTCGGGCATCTTTTTGTCGCCCGACTATCACTTCGACCTGGTGCGTCCGGGTGCGGCCCTGTACGGCATCGCGCCGCAGGGCGGCGAGCCCAACCCGCTGCGCTCCGTGGTCCGGCTGCAAGGCAAGGTCATGCAGACGCGCACGATTGCCGCCGGCGACCACGTGGGCTACAGCCGCCGCTACACGGCCAGCGAGCCGCGCCAGGTGGCGACGATTTCCGTCGGCTATGCCGATGGCTGGCTGCGCAGCATGAGCAATCAGGGCCTGGCCATCGTCGATGGCGTGAAAGTGCCGCAGATCGGCGCCATTTCCATGGATTCGATCACCCTGGACGTCAGCGCCATCGCGCAGGAACGTGTCGTGCCGGGCAGCCTGGTCGACCTGATCTGCGCCGAACACCCGGTCGATGCCGTGGCGGCCATGGCCAATACCATCGGCTATGAAGTGCTGACTAATCTTGGCGGGCGTTATTACCGCGAATATCAAGGCCTGGCGCAATCCGCACGCTAG
- the cydB gene encoding cytochrome d ubiquinol oxidase subunit II: protein MGIDLPLLWAIIILFSIMMYVVMDGFDLGIGILYPFFQEKSERDVMMNTVAPVWDGNETWLVLGGAGMLAAFPLAYSVVLSACCLPLSFMLMGLIFRGVAFEFRFKAREHERHVWDKAFIGGSVAAAFFQGVTLGATIQGMPVVKRSYAGGALDWLTPFSLFTGVGLVVAYALLGSTWLIMKTQGSLQARAGRITRTLVWLLLGVIAIISAWTPLVDPAIAARWFSLPQLFWFLPVPLLVLGAGWLLLRSLRRGRQTAPFLLTLALVFLGYSGLGVSVWPNIIPPSVSIWEASSPPQSQGFTLVGALFIIPVILMYTVWSYYVFRGKVHPEDGYH, encoded by the coding sequence ATGGGCATTGATCTGCCACTACTGTGGGCCATTATTATCTTGTTCAGCATCATGATGTATGTGGTGATGGATGGCTTTGACCTGGGCATCGGCATCCTGTATCCGTTTTTCCAGGAGAAGAGCGAGCGCGACGTGATGATGAATACGGTCGCGCCCGTCTGGGATGGCAATGAAACCTGGCTGGTACTGGGCGGCGCGGGCATGCTGGCGGCCTTTCCGCTCGCCTATTCCGTGGTGCTCAGCGCCTGCTGCCTGCCGCTCAGCTTCATGCTGATGGGCCTGATCTTCCGCGGCGTGGCCTTCGAGTTCCGCTTCAAGGCGCGCGAGCATGAGCGCCATGTGTGGGACAAGGCGTTCATCGGCGGCTCGGTGGCGGCCGCCTTTTTCCAGGGCGTGACCCTGGGCGCCACCATCCAGGGCATGCCGGTAGTCAAGCGCAGCTATGCGGGCGGCGCGCTGGACTGGCTGACGCCGTTCTCGCTGTTCACGGGTGTGGGACTGGTGGTGGCGTATGCCTTGCTGGGCAGCACCTGGCTGATCATGAAGACGCAGGGCAGCCTGCAGGCGCGCGCGGGCCGCATCACGCGCACGCTGGTGTGGCTGCTGCTGGGCGTGATCGCCATCATCAGCGCCTGGACGCCGCTGGTCGATCCGGCCATCGCCGCGCGCTGGTTTTCGCTGCCGCAGCTGTTCTGGTTCCTGCCCGTGCCGCTGCTGGTACTGGGTGCGGGCTGGCTGCTGCTGCGCTCCCTGCGGCGCGGGCGGCAGACGGCGCCGTTCCTGCTGACCCTGGCGCTGGTCTTTCTCGGCTACAGCGGCCTGGGCGTCAGCGTGTGGCCCAACATTATCCCGCCGTCGGTATCGATATGGGAGGCGTCGTCACCGCCGCAAAGCCAGGGTTTTACCCTGGTGGGGGCGCTGTTCATCATCCCCGTTATCCTGATGTATACGGTGTGGTCATATTATGTGTTTCGTGGCAAAGTCCACCCGGAAGATGGCTATCACTGA
- a CDS encoding DUF2474 domain-containing protein yields the protein MTRFKQGQQSWCKRLAWLAGIWLASVTTLGLAAWAMRLLMRAAGMGS from the coding sequence ATGACACGATTTAAACAGGGACAACAATCATGGTGCAAACGACTGGCGTGGCTGGCCGGTATCTGGCTGGCCAGCGTGACCACCCTGGGCCTGGCCGCCTGGGCGATGCGCCTGCTGATGCGGGCGGCGGGGATGGGCAGCTGA
- a CDS encoding cytochrome ubiquinol oxidase subunit I, with amino-acid sequence MSGLTALELARVQFGFTISFHIIFPAITIGLASYLTVLEAAWLRTQDGVYRDLYHFWSKIFAVNFGMGVVSGLVMAYQFGTNWSFFSDYAGSITGPLLAYEVLTAFFLEAGFLGVMLFGWHRVGPGLHMFATAMVALGTLISATWIIASNSWMQTPQGHEIIDGRVVPVDWLAVIFNPSFPYRLLHMSVAAFLATALLVVASAAWHLLRGNDNAAIRKMMTMGLSMLLIVAPIQAVIGDLHGLNTLEHQPAKLAAMEGHWENTGGEGTPLILFGWPDMEREETLYKVEIPRLGGLILAHDWNGTIPALKEFAPRDRPPSAVVFWSFRIMAGLGMLMIALGIWSAWLRWRGTLWRSRLFLRCALWMGPSGLVAMLAGWYTTEIGRQPWTVYGLLRTQDAVSAHGATQLGITLALFIVIYFAVFGTGIGYLLRLIRVGPQPHEGERVEHGGPGQQRTPARPLSAAQGGNSHGH; translated from the coding sequence ATGTCAGGGCTCACTGCATTGGAACTGGCGCGCGTCCAGTTCGGCTTCACCATCTCATTTCACATCATTTTTCCTGCCATCACCATCGGCCTGGCCAGTTACCTGACGGTACTGGAGGCGGCGTGGCTGCGCACGCAGGATGGCGTGTATCGCGACCTGTACCACTTCTGGTCGAAGATTTTCGCCGTCAATTTCGGCATGGGCGTCGTTTCCGGCCTCGTCATGGCTTACCAGTTCGGCACCAACTGGAGTTTCTTTTCCGATTATGCGGGCAGCATCACGGGTCCGCTGCTGGCCTATGAAGTGCTGACGGCCTTTTTCCTGGAAGCGGGCTTCCTCGGCGTGATGCTGTTCGGCTGGCACCGCGTGGGGCCAGGCCTGCACATGTTCGCCACGGCCATGGTGGCGCTGGGCACTTTGATTTCCGCCACCTGGATCATCGCCTCGAACAGCTGGATGCAGACGCCGCAAGGCCATGAAATCATCGACGGCCGGGTCGTGCCCGTGGACTGGCTGGCCGTCATCTTCAATCCCTCGTTCCCGTACCGGCTGCTGCACATGAGCGTGGCCGCCTTCCTCGCCACGGCCTTGCTGGTGGTGGCGTCGGCCGCCTGGCATTTGCTGCGCGGCAATGATAACGCGGCCATCCGCAAGATGATGACGATGGGCCTGTCGATGCTGCTGATCGTCGCGCCCATCCAGGCCGTGATCGGCGACCTGCATGGCTTGAACACGCTGGAGCACCAGCCGGCCAAGCTGGCCGCCATGGAAGGCCACTGGGAAAACACGGGCGGCGAGGGCACGCCGCTGATCCTGTTCGGCTGGCCGGACATGGAGCGCGAGGAAACCCTGTACAAGGTCGAGATTCCCCGCCTGGGCGGCCTGATCCTCGCGCATGACTGGAATGGCACGATTCCCGCCTTGAAAGAATTCGCGCCGCGCGACCGGCCGCCTTCCGCCGTCGTCTTCTGGTCTTTCCGCATCATGGCTGGGCTGGGCATGCTGATGATCGCGCTGGGCATCTGGAGTGCGTGGCTGCGCTGGCGCGGCACCCTGTGGCGCTCGCGCCTGTTCCTGCGCTGCGCCCTGTGGATGGGGCCCAGCGGCCTGGTGGCCATGCTGGCCGGCTGGTACACGACCGAGATCGGCCGCCAGCCGTGGACCGTGTACGGCTTGCTGCGCACGCAAGACGCCGTCTCGGCGCACGGCGCCACGCAGCTGGGCATCACCCTGGCGCTGTTCATCGTCATTTATTTTGCCGTCTTCGGCACGGGCATCGGCTACCTGCTGCGCCTGATCCGCGTGGGGCCGCAGCCGCATGAGGGCGAGCGCGTCGAGCACGGCGGACCGGGCCAACAACGTACACCCGCGCGGCCACTGTCTGCAGCACAAGGAGGAAATTCGCATGGGCATTGA